A single region of the Nocardioides ochotonae genome encodes:
- a CDS encoding DUF1918 domain-containing protein, protein MKANVGDQLVVESNSAETHRREGEIIEVQGPDGGPPFMVRWGDGREGLCFPGPDARVMPRGF, encoded by the coding sequence ATGAAGGCGAACGTGGGCGACCAGCTGGTCGTGGAGAGCAACTCGGCCGAGACGCACCGGCGCGAGGGCGAGATCATCGAGGTGCAGGGCCCGGACGGCGGTCCGCCGTTCATGGTGCGCTGGGGCGACGGGCGCGAGGGATTGTGCTTCCCGGGCCCGGACGCGCGGGTGATGCCGCGCGGCTTCTGA
- a CDS encoding cupin domain-containing protein has product MAAGHKQTQPTRSRRAVMATPPGAGRGTWAMGSLFEHLVGPGQSEGALGAALVTQPPGIATPLHRHSREAEALYLFEGEMSYRAGDTTYELTAGWFLFLPRGLPHAFRIRGEQPARFLSLTLPGGLLELYDEVGVPATAMRIPGEGEGRTAEEEIGRWNEVAPRYGLEVLGPPIPE; this is encoded by the coding sequence ATGGCAGCGGGACACAAGCAGACCCAGCCGACGAGATCGCGCCGCGCCGTGATGGCCACGCCCCCGGGAGCCGGGCGCGGCACCTGGGCGATGGGCTCGCTCTTCGAGCACCTCGTCGGCCCGGGGCAGAGCGAGGGCGCCCTCGGCGCCGCGCTGGTGACCCAGCCGCCGGGCATCGCCACCCCGCTGCATCGCCACTCCCGCGAGGCCGAAGCGCTCTACCTGTTCGAGGGCGAGATGAGCTACCGCGCGGGCGACACGACGTACGAGCTGACCGCGGGCTGGTTCCTCTTCCTCCCGCGCGGGCTGCCGCACGCCTTCCGGATCCGCGGCGAGCAGCCGGCGCGCTTCCTCAGCCTGACCCTGCCCGGCGGGCTGCTCGAGCTGTACGACGAGGTGGGGGTGCCGGCGACCGCGATGCGGATCCCGGGCGAGGGCGAGGGGCGGACCGCGGAGGAGGAGATCGGGCGCTGGAACGAGGTCGCGCCGCGCTACGGCCTGGAGGTGCTCGGTCCGCCGATCCCGGAGTGA
- the hutU gene encoding urocanate hydratase: MNERGPTRAARGSGLTARSWQTEAALRMLMNNLDPEVAERPEDLVVYGGTGKAARSWAAYDALVRTLTTLGDDETMLVQSGKPVGVVRTHAWAPRVLIANSNLVGDWANWEEFRRLEDLGLTMYGQMTAGSWIYIGTQGILQGTFETFAAVADKRFGGTLAGTITLTGGLGGMGGAQPLAVTMNDGVAICVEVDPGRIERRLEHRYLDVRAESLEHALALAVAARDERRALSIGLLGNAAEVFPALQAAGAPIDVVTDQTSAHDPLAYLPVGVAFEDWRRVAGEDPAGFTERARASMAAQVGAMVAFADRGAEVFDYGNSIRDEARKGGCARAFDIPGFVPAYIRPLFCQGKGPFRWAALSGDPADIAATDAAVLELFPDDERLRRWITLAQERVAFQGLPARICWLGYGQRHLAGLRFNEMVRTGELRAPVVIGRDHLDCGSVASPYRETEAMADGSDAIADWAVLNALVNTASGATWVSFHHGGGVGMGRSLHAGQVCVADGTDLAAEKLERVLTNDPAMGVFRHVDAGYEIAERVAQEQGLHVPR; encoded by the coding sequence ATGAACGAGCGAGGGCCCACCCGGGCGGCGCGTGGCAGCGGGCTGACGGCGCGCTCGTGGCAGACCGAGGCCGCGCTGCGGATGCTGATGAACAACCTCGACCCGGAGGTCGCGGAGCGCCCCGAGGACCTGGTCGTCTACGGCGGCACCGGCAAGGCCGCGCGCAGTTGGGCGGCGTACGACGCGCTGGTGCGGACCCTGACCACGCTCGGCGACGACGAGACGATGCTCGTGCAGTCGGGCAAGCCGGTCGGGGTGGTGCGCACCCACGCGTGGGCGCCGCGGGTGCTGATCGCGAACTCCAACCTGGTCGGCGACTGGGCGAACTGGGAGGAGTTCCGCCGCCTCGAGGACCTCGGGCTGACGATGTACGGACAGATGACCGCCGGGTCGTGGATCTACATCGGCACCCAGGGGATCCTCCAGGGCACCTTCGAGACGTTCGCGGCGGTGGCCGACAAGCGCTTTGGCGGCACGCTGGCCGGGACCATCACGCTCACCGGGGGCCTCGGCGGGATGGGTGGCGCCCAGCCGCTGGCGGTGACCATGAACGACGGGGTGGCGATCTGCGTCGAGGTCGACCCCGGCCGCATCGAACGCCGCCTCGAGCACCGCTATCTCGACGTGCGTGCGGAGTCGCTGGAGCACGCGCTCGCGCTGGCGGTCGCCGCGCGCGACGAGCGGCGGGCGCTGTCGATCGGCCTGCTCGGCAACGCCGCGGAGGTCTTCCCCGCGCTGCAGGCGGCGGGGGCGCCCATCGACGTGGTCACCGACCAGACCTCCGCGCACGACCCGCTGGCCTACCTGCCCGTCGGGGTCGCCTTCGAGGACTGGCGGCGGGTCGCGGGCGAGGACCCCGCGGGCTTCACCGAGCGGGCGCGGGCCTCGATGGCCGCCCAGGTGGGGGCGATGGTCGCGTTCGCCGACCGGGGCGCGGAGGTCTTCGACTACGGCAACTCGATCCGCGACGAGGCGCGCAAGGGCGGCTGCGCCCGCGCCTTCGACATCCCCGGCTTCGTGCCCGCCTACATCCGCCCGCTGTTCTGCCAGGGCAAGGGCCCGTTCCGCTGGGCGGCGCTGTCCGGCGACCCCGCCGACATCGCGGCCACCGACGCGGCGGTCCTCGAGCTGTTCCCCGATGACGAGCGGCTGCGGCGCTGGATCACGCTGGCCCAGGAGCGGGTGGCGTTCCAGGGGCTTCCGGCGCGGATCTGCTGGCTGGGCTACGGGCAGCGCCACCTCGCCGGGCTGCGGTTCAACGAGATGGTGCGCACCGGCGAGCTGCGCGCGCCGGTGGTCATCGGCCGCGACCACCTCGACTGCGGCTCGGTCGCCTCGCCGTACCGCGAGACGGAGGCCATGGCCGACGGCTCCGACGCGATCGCCGACTGGGCGGTGCTCAACGCCCTGGTCAACACCGCCTCGGGCGCCACCTGGGTCTCCTTCCACCACGGCGGCGGCGTCGGGATGGGCCGCTCCCTGCACGCCGGCCAGGTCTGCGTCGCCGACGGCACGGACCTGGCCGCCGAGAAGCTCGAGCGGGTGCTCACCAACGACCCCGCCATGGGGGTGTTCCGCCACGTCGACGCGGGCTACGAGATCGCGGAGCGGGTGGCGCAGGAGCAGGGGCTGCACGTGCCGCGGTGA
- a CDS encoding DUF1330 domain-containing protein, with the protein MSAYWISIYREVLDESKMAAYAALAGPALEAAGGTFLARALPEQTWEAGETTRTVVIRFDSVEAARAAHDGPAYQEALAALDGGAVREIRVVPGV; encoded by the coding sequence ATGAGCGCTTACTGGATCAGCATCTACCGCGAGGTCCTCGACGAGTCGAAGATGGCGGCGTACGCCGCGCTCGCCGGCCCCGCCCTCGAGGCCGCCGGCGGCACCTTCCTCGCCCGGGCCCTGCCCGAGCAGACCTGGGAGGCCGGCGAGACGACCCGCACGGTCGTCATCCGCTTCGACTCCGTCGAGGCCGCCCGCGCCGCCCACGACGGCCCGGCGTACCAGGAGGCGCTCGCCGCCCTCGACGGCGGCGCGGTGCGGGAGATCCGGGTGGTCCCGGGGGTCTAG
- a CDS encoding choice-of-anchor P family protein, whose translation MRRLLPLGTALAIALVLPALPAAQAAPAPTPVKASSERTIITTAATSKSATTKKGRFTEFALAGGGYGTRVEGGDLPASSGRTAHKVIGCTNEVGLKRQNSLAGVTIPGLGEVGAIKTTNRTRRYKSGRVASITTQKIAGITLANNAFGKLELGAISTRAEAYHDPKSGFGTNVSTNLLSLWFTPQGGKRTGFDVPLPGQPVNIPGLGRVSLGNKESVVNKSRAVARADALEVYIAPTKTRIRVAHSSAKIFSDIRTGLFRGRAGTLEAKALAGLLDVGRTQNIVMPCSGTGGKVKKDSVLDVDLPGVLEVSVGGSRQMGKQNARRAWGHEESSLARVALGGDLLVIDGIKASVKANRLRSQKPNSRTQVDTSGTTVGSITLNGQKLSLPKDIPSIEIPGLPLLSVKFNVIERGKWGAKAIAVQLSVLDASSELYGAKINLGTAMLKIYDAKR comes from the coding sequence ATGCGCCGTCTGCTGCCCCTCGGCACCGCGCTCGCGATCGCGCTCGTCCTGCCGGCCCTGCCCGCAGCCCAGGCCGCACCCGCCCCCACCCCGGTGAAGGCCTCGTCCGAACGGACGATCATCACCACCGCGGCGACCTCGAAGTCCGCCACGACCAAGAAGGGGCGCTTCACCGAGTTCGCCCTGGCCGGCGGCGGCTACGGCACCCGGGTCGAGGGCGGCGACCTGCCTGCCTCCTCGGGTCGTACGGCGCACAAGGTCATCGGCTGCACCAACGAGGTCGGGCTCAAGCGCCAGAACAGCCTCGCCGGCGTCACCATCCCCGGTCTCGGCGAGGTCGGCGCGATCAAGACCACCAACCGCACCCGCCGCTACAAGTCGGGCCGCGTCGCATCGATCACCACCCAGAAGATCGCCGGCATCACGCTGGCCAACAACGCCTTCGGCAAGCTCGAGCTCGGCGCGATCAGCACCCGCGCCGAGGCCTACCACGACCCGAAGTCCGGCTTCGGCACCAATGTCTCGACCAACCTGCTCAGCCTCTGGTTCACCCCCCAGGGCGGCAAGCGGACCGGGTTCGACGTCCCGCTGCCCGGCCAGCCGGTCAACATCCCCGGCCTCGGCCGCGTCTCCCTGGGCAACAAGGAGAGCGTCGTCAACAAGTCGCGCGCCGTCGCCCGCGCCGACGCGCTCGAGGTCTACATCGCCCCGACCAAGACCCGCATCCGGGTCGCGCACAGCTCGGCGAAGATCTTCAGCGACATCCGGACCGGCCTGTTCCGCGGCCGCGCCGGCACCCTCGAGGCCAAGGCCCTGGCCGGCCTGCTCGACGTCGGTCGCACCCAGAACATCGTGATGCCGTGCTCGGGCACCGGCGGCAAGGTCAAGAAGGACTCGGTGCTCGACGTCGACCTGCCCGGCGTCCTGGAGGTCTCGGTGGGCGGCAGCCGCCAGATGGGCAAGCAGAACGCCCGTCGCGCCTGGGGCCATGAGGAGTCCAGCCTGGCCCGCGTCGCACTCGGCGGCGACCTGCTCGTCATCGACGGCATCAAGGCCTCGGTGAAGGCCAACCGGCTGCGCTCGCAGAAGCCGAACAGCCGCACCCAGGTCGACACGTCCGGCACCACGGTCGGCAGCATCACCCTCAACGGCCAGAAGCTGAGCCTGCCGAAGGACATCCCCTCGATCGAGATCCCCGGCCTGCCGCTGCTCTCGGTGAAGTTCAACGTCATCGAGCGGGGCAAGTGGGGGGCCAAGGCGATCGCCGTCCAGCTCAGCGTGCTCGACGCCAGCAGCGAGCTCTACGGCGCCAAGATCAACCTGGGCACCGCGATGCTGAAGATCTACGACGCCAAGCGCTGA
- a CDS encoding class I SAM-dependent methyltransferase, producing MSEHQHDETSATDYFEPQGWEERYSSDEQMWSGEPNPQLVAEASRLTPGTALDVGCGEGGDVIWLAQHGWRVTGADFSANGLARAARHAEQAGVAERTDWWQVDARTFDPAGRTFDLVTTHFLHPPEGGMVEVTRRLAAAVAPGGYLLVVGHAPSETSAHRSPAQHRAMFLAADLLPALPDDFEVVLAEQRPRTVTRDGVTHDIADSTLLARRVSTS from the coding sequence GTGAGCGAGCACCAGCACGACGAGACCTCCGCGACCGACTACTTCGAGCCGCAGGGCTGGGAGGAGCGCTACTCCTCCGACGAGCAGATGTGGAGCGGCGAACCGAACCCTCAACTGGTCGCCGAGGCCTCCCGCCTCACACCCGGGACCGCGCTGGACGTGGGCTGCGGCGAGGGCGGGGACGTCATCTGGCTGGCCCAGCACGGCTGGCGGGTCACCGGCGCGGACTTCTCGGCCAACGGCCTGGCCCGCGCGGCCCGCCACGCCGAGCAGGCCGGGGTCGCCGAGCGCACCGACTGGTGGCAGGTCGACGCCCGCACCTTCGACCCGGCCGGGCGCACCTTCGACCTGGTCACCACGCACTTCCTGCACCCGCCGGAGGGCGGGATGGTGGAGGTGACCCGTCGCCTCGCGGCGGCGGTCGCCCCGGGCGGGTACCTGCTGGTCGTCGGGCACGCGCCGTCGGAGACCTCGGCGCACCGGAGCCCCGCCCAGCACCGCGCGATGTTCCTCGCCGCGGACCTGCTGCCCGCGCTCCCCGACGACTTCGAGGTCGTGCTTGCCGAGCAGCGTCCGCGCACGGTGACCCGCGACGGGGTCACCCACGACATCGCCGACTCCACGCTCCTGGCCCGCCGGGTCTCCACCAGCTGA
- a CDS encoding class I SAM-dependent methyltransferase — translation MTPDELERGVRGAYDTVAADYAAYFADLAAEAPLDLAMLDAFVEAVTGARGEEGPPLVLDAGCGTGRVGRHLLARGCRVAGVDLSPGMAGQAHRGSPGLPVVVGSLAALPYADARFDAVLLWYSTIHTPPAGQPRLLAEASRVLRPGGHLLIGFQAGAGTRDVAPAYRTVGHEIELERHLVAADQVSDWLAAAGLRELARLVRRARDGELDDQASVLAQRPVT, via the coding sequence GTGACGCCAGACGAGCTCGAGCGCGGCGTGCGCGGTGCCTACGACACGGTGGCCGCCGACTACGCGGCGTACTTCGCGGACCTCGCGGCCGAGGCGCCGCTGGACCTGGCGATGCTCGACGCCTTCGTGGAGGCGGTCACCGGCGCCCGGGGCGAGGAGGGGCCGCCGCTGGTGCTGGACGCAGGGTGTGGCACCGGGCGGGTCGGTCGCCACCTCCTCGCACGGGGGTGTCGGGTCGCGGGCGTCGACCTTTCCCCGGGTATGGCCGGCCAAGCCCACCGGGGGAGTCCCGGCCTGCCGGTGGTCGTCGGATCGCTGGCCGCGCTGCCGTACGCCGACGCGCGCTTCGACGCCGTCCTGCTCTGGTACTCGACCATCCACACCCCGCCCGCGGGCCAGCCACGCCTGCTCGCCGAGGCGTCCCGGGTGCTGCGACCCGGGGGGCATCTGCTGATCGGGTTCCAGGCCGGTGCCGGCACGCGGGACGTCGCCCCGGCGTACCGCACCGTCGGGCACGAGATCGAGCTGGAGCGCCACCTCGTCGCCGCCGACCAGGTGAGCGACTGGCTCGCAGCGGCGGGGCTGCGCGAGCTCGCCCGGTTGGTACGCCGGGCGCGGGACGGCGAGCTCGACGACCAGGCGTCGGTGCTGGCGCAGCGGCCGGTCACCTGA
- a CDS encoding maleylpyruvate isomerase family mycothiol-dependent enzyme, whose protein sequence is MDDDAWDLLRDERLSLARTLATLSDAQWATRTLCTEWTVREVVAHLVMTSVGEPSLSVMAAATARARGNVWHASRDLTRTAAARRSPGELVRAVEESADSRRRPVFVVDANILPDVVVHGQDIAVPLGLHRQVPAVVAGVALARLWSMGFPFHARRRLAGVRLCCADGTSWAAGEGPEVSGSAGALALLMTQRTTAALSMLQGPGVARLEARLAHA, encoded by the coding sequence ATGGACGACGATGCCTGGGACCTGCTCCGCGATGAACGCCTGAGCCTGGCCCGAACCCTCGCGACGCTGAGCGACGCCCAGTGGGCGACGCGGACGCTGTGCACGGAGTGGACGGTGCGCGAGGTGGTCGCGCACCTGGTGATGACGTCAGTGGGTGAGCCGAGCCTCTCGGTCATGGCCGCGGCGACGGCGCGTGCTCGCGGCAACGTCTGGCACGCGAGTCGCGACCTCACTCGGACGGCGGCGGCGAGGCGGTCGCCCGGGGAGCTGGTGCGGGCGGTGGAGGAGAGCGCCGACTCGCGCCGCAGGCCGGTGTTCGTCGTCGACGCCAACATCCTGCCCGACGTGGTCGTGCACGGGCAGGACATCGCGGTACCGCTGGGGCTGCACCGCCAGGTGCCCGCCGTCGTCGCCGGGGTGGCGCTGGCGCGGCTGTGGTCGATGGGCTTTCCCTTCCACGCCCGGCGCCGGCTGGCCGGCGTACGCCTGTGCTGTGCGGACGGCACGAGCTGGGCGGCGGGGGAGGGACCGGAGGTCTCCGGCTCGGCCGGGGCGCTCGCGCTGCTGATGACCCAGCGGACCACGGCAGCGCTGTCGATGCTGCAGGGCCCCGGCGTGGCGCGGCTGGAGGCGCGGCTGGCGCACGCCTGA
- a CDS encoding MarR family winged helix-turn-helix transcriptional regulator, with amino-acid sequence MSLHPPAESAPSTGVLLLLPYRHLEDRVLRAVAAAGHEISLAQARIFQRVDPDGSRLTDLAAAAQTSKQAAGFLVDELERSGYVVRVPDPRDGRARLIRITDRGRAVIAVARVEQDRVEAEWEAHVGPRRMRELRSTLALLREITDPWG; translated from the coding sequence ATGTCCCTCCACCCGCCCGCCGAGTCCGCCCCGAGCACCGGCGTCCTGCTCCTCCTGCCCTACCGGCACCTGGAGGACCGGGTGCTGCGCGCGGTGGCCGCGGCCGGGCACGAGATCAGCCTCGCCCAGGCGCGCATCTTCCAGCGCGTGGACCCGGACGGCTCGCGGCTCACCGACCTCGCGGCCGCCGCCCAGACGAGCAAGCAGGCGGCCGGCTTCTTAGTCGACGAGCTCGAGCGGAGCGGGTACGTCGTACGCGTCCCCGATCCGCGCGACGGCCGGGCCAGGCTGATCCGGATCACCGATCGCGGCCGCGCGGTGATCGCCGTGGCGCGGGTCGAGCAGGACCGCGTCGAGGCGGAGTGGGAGGCGCACGTCGGGCCACGTCGGATGCGGGAGCTGCGCTCGACCCTCGCGCTGCTGCGCGAGATCACCGACCCGTGGGGGTAG
- a CDS encoding NAD(P)/FAD-dependent oxidoreductase, producing MNPAPDPLPPVEHDVVVVGGGAAALSGALALGRSRRSVLVLDAGEPRNAPAAHAHNYLGREGVPPRELLAIGREEVAQYGVQVLEARVAGVRTRDGDDLAFTVTTDDGREHSARRVLVATGLVDVLPDVPGLAERWGRDVLHCPYCHGWEVRGQRVVVLATGPMATHQALLFRQLTEHVTVVVADPAAHPGQDDLERLAARGIAVLSDPPVEVLSIDGVLSGLRLASGEVLACDAVVVSPRFEARADFLAPLGLTAEPFEAGGVLLGTAVPADPTGATAVPGVWVAGNVADPTAQVIAAAAAGLRAGAMINADLVEEETRAAVAARRTLA from the coding sequence ATGAACCCGGCACCCGATCCCCTGCCGCCCGTCGAGCACGACGTGGTGGTCGTCGGCGGCGGGGCGGCCGCCCTCAGCGGCGCCCTCGCCCTGGGCCGCTCGCGCCGTTCCGTGCTGGTCCTCGACGCGGGCGAGCCCCGCAACGCCCCGGCCGCCCATGCCCACAACTACCTCGGTCGCGAGGGCGTGCCGCCCCGCGAGCTGCTCGCGATCGGCCGCGAGGAGGTCGCGCAGTACGGCGTACAGGTCCTCGAGGCGCGGGTCGCCGGCGTACGCACGCGGGACGGCGACGACCTCGCCTTCACCGTCACCACCGACGACGGGCGCGAGCACTCCGCCCGCCGGGTGCTGGTGGCCACCGGGCTGGTCGACGTGCTCCCCGACGTGCCTGGACTGGCCGAGCGCTGGGGCCGCGACGTGCTGCACTGCCCCTACTGCCACGGCTGGGAGGTGCGCGGGCAGCGGGTGGTGGTGTTGGCCACCGGCCCGATGGCGACGCACCAGGCGCTGCTCTTCCGCCAGCTCACCGAGCACGTCACGGTCGTGGTCGCGGACCCCGCGGCGCACCCGGGCCAGGACGACCTCGAGCGGCTCGCCGCTCGGGGCATCGCGGTGCTGAGTGACCCGCCGGTGGAGGTGCTGAGCATCGACGGCGTGCTGAGCGGCCTGCGGCTGGCTTCCGGGGAGGTGCTGGCCTGCGACGCGGTGGTGGTCTCCCCACGCTTCGAGGCCCGCGCCGACTTCCTCGCGCCCCTGGGCCTCACCGCCGAACCCTTCGAGGCGGGCGGGGTCCTGCTCGGCACGGCGGTGCCCGCGGACCCCACCGGCGCGACCGCCGTACCGGGGGTGTGGGTCGCCGGCAACGTCGCCGACCCGACGGCCCAGGTGATCGCCGCCGCGGCCGCCGGCCTGCGCGCCGGCGCGATGATCAACGCCGACCTGGTCGAGGAGGAGACCCGGGCTGCCGTCGCCGCCCGGCGGACGCTCGCCTGA
- the hutH gene encoding histidine ammonia-lyase: MVSTVVVDVAPVSPADLVAVARDGAAVELSAAARAAIVRGRRTVDALAAAPDPAYGVSTGFGALATRHVPLPERARLQRSLVRSHAAGSGPEVEREVVRALMLLRLSTLATGHTGVRPGTAELLAGLLSHGITPVVHEHGSLGCSGDLAPLAHCALALLGEGPVRDRSGALRPAAEALAEAGLVPVELGAKEGLALINGTDGMLGMLVLALEDLRLTLRTADVAAAMSVEALLGTDRVFAAELQALRPHPGQADSAANLRTLLAGSGVVASHRGPDCNRVQDAYSLRCAPQVHGAARDTVEHAATVAGRELAAAIDNPVVLGEGVESNGNFHGAPLGYVLDFLAIAAADVASMSERRTDRFLDVARSHGLPAFLAADPGVDSGHMIAQYTQAAVVSELKRLAVPASVDSIPSSAMQEDHVSMGWSAARKLRRSIEGLRRVVAIEVLTAARALDLRAPLTPAAGTGAVVALLRGAGVPGPGPDRFLAPEIERAVDLVRSGAVVAAAEERIGELR; encoded by the coding sequence ATGGTCAGCACAGTGGTCGTCGACGTCGCCCCGGTCAGCCCCGCCGACCTGGTCGCGGTGGCGCGGGACGGTGCCGCGGTGGAGCTCTCCGCGGCCGCCCGCGCCGCGATCGTGCGCGGGCGGCGGACCGTCGACGCCCTGGCCGCCGCCCCCGACCCGGCGTACGGCGTCTCGACCGGGTTCGGAGCGCTCGCGACCCGGCACGTGCCGTTGCCCGAGCGCGCCCGGCTGCAGCGCTCCCTGGTCCGCTCGCACGCCGCGGGATCGGGTCCGGAGGTGGAGCGCGAGGTGGTGCGGGCGCTGATGCTGCTGCGCCTCTCCACCCTCGCGACCGGTCACACCGGCGTGCGTCCGGGGACCGCCGAGCTGCTGGCCGGGCTGCTGAGCCACGGGATCACCCCGGTGGTGCACGAGCACGGCTCGCTCGGGTGCTCCGGCGACCTCGCGCCGCTGGCGCACTGCGCGCTGGCGCTGCTCGGCGAGGGTCCGGTGCGCGACCGCTCCGGGGCGCTGCGTCCGGCCGCGGAGGCGCTCGCCGAGGCCGGGCTGGTCCCCGTCGAGCTGGGCGCCAAGGAGGGACTCGCGCTGATCAACGGCACCGACGGCATGCTCGGCATGCTGGTGCTGGCGCTGGAGGACCTGCGCCTGACGCTGCGCACCGCCGACGTCGCCGCAGCGATGTCGGTGGAGGCGCTGCTCGGCACCGACCGGGTCTTCGCCGCCGAGCTCCAGGCGCTGCGTCCGCACCCGGGCCAGGCCGACTCCGCCGCCAACCTGCGCACCCTGCTCGCCGGCTCCGGGGTGGTGGCCTCGCACCGCGGCCCGGACTGCAACCGGGTGCAGGATGCCTACTCCCTGCGGTGCGCGCCGCAGGTCCACGGCGCGGCCCGCGACACCGTCGAGCACGCCGCGACCGTCGCCGGGCGCGAGCTGGCCGCCGCCATCGACAACCCGGTGGTGCTCGGGGAAGGGGTGGAGTCCAACGGCAACTTCCACGGGGCGCCGCTGGGCTACGTGCTGGACTTCCTCGCCATCGCGGCCGCCGACGTGGCGTCGATGAGCGAGCGGCGTACCGACCGGTTCCTCGACGTCGCGCGCAGCCACGGGCTGCCGGCGTTCCTCGCCGCAGACCCGGGCGTCGACAGCGGCCACATGATCGCGCAGTACACCCAGGCGGCCGTGGTCTCGGAGCTGAAACGGCTGGCGGTGCCCGCATCGGTCGACTCGATCCCCTCCAGTGCGATGCAGGAGGACCACGTCTCGATGGGCTGGTCGGCCGCGCGCAAGCTGCGTCGCAGCATCGAGGGGCTCCGCCGGGTGGTGGCCATCGAGGTGCTGACCGCGGCGCGGGCCCTCGACCTGCGCGCCCCGCTGACCCCGGCCGCGGGGACCGGTGCGGTGGTCGCGTTGCTGCGCGGCGCGGGAGTGCCGGGACCGGGACCGGATCGGTTCCTGGCGCCGGAGATCGAGAGGGCGGTCGACCTCGTGCGCTCCGGCGCCGTGGTCGCCGCCGCCGAGGAACGGATCGGAGAGCTGCGATGA
- a CDS encoding rhodanese-like domain-containing protein codes for MTTTDGSAISRLLEQSRSGLDRVAAEDLPAVRAEGALIVDIRPLELRDRDGELPGAVVIGRNVLEWRLDPTSPHRLPGADDPHRRIVLVCDQGYSSSLAAHTLQQLGLARATDLVGGFQAWAQTPDARRLTR; via the coding sequence ATGACCACCACCGACGGCTCGGCGATCAGCCGCCTTCTCGAGCAGAGCCGGAGCGGGCTCGACCGGGTCGCGGCGGAGGACCTGCCCGCCGTGCGCGCCGAGGGTGCCCTGATCGTCGACATCCGCCCGCTCGAGCTGCGCGACCGCGACGGCGAGCTGCCGGGCGCGGTGGTGATCGGGCGCAACGTGCTCGAGTGGCGCCTCGACCCGACCAGCCCGCACCGCCTGCCGGGCGCCGACGACCCGCACCGGCGCATCGTGCTGGTGTGCGACCAGGGCTACAGCTCCAGCCTCGCGGCGCACACGCTGCAGCAGCTCGGGCTCGCGCGCGCCACCGACCTCGTCGGCGGATTCCAGGCCTGGGCGCAGACCCCCGACGCCCGCCGTCTCACCCGCTGA
- a CDS encoding DUF1801 domain-containing protein, whose translation MSEDWRSETIDTVRSLIMAAEPAVVEEAKWVKPSNPAGVPTFSCDGLICTAETYQDKVKLTFARGASLDDPSSLFNASLGAGTRRAIDLREGDLLDEAAFVELVREAVARNRS comes from the coding sequence ATGAGCGAGGACTGGCGCAGCGAGACCATCGACACCGTGCGGTCGCTGATCATGGCCGCCGAGCCGGCCGTGGTCGAGGAGGCGAAGTGGGTGAAGCCCTCCAACCCGGCGGGCGTCCCGACCTTCTCCTGCGACGGCCTGATCTGCACGGCCGAGACCTACCAGGACAAGGTCAAGCTGACCTTCGCCCGGGGCGCCTCGCTCGACGATCCCTCCAGCCTCTTCAACGCCAGCCTCGGCGCCGGTACCCGGCGCGCGATCGACCTGCGCGAGGGCGACCTGCTCGACGAGGCGGCGTTCGTGGAGCTGGTCCGCGAGGCCGTCGCCCGCAACCGGTCCTGA
- a CDS encoding helix-turn-helix domain-containing protein, translating to MVTDDDMAAALQQVGPRLRQLRLEREATLADLSAETGISVSTLSRLESGGRKPTLELLLALAKAHRVSLDDLVDAPETGDPRVRSRPVQRHGMTFLPLTRRPGGLQAYKQVLPPRPDAVPDLRTHEGYEWLYVLSGRLRLVLGTRDLLLAPGEVVEFDTRTPHWLSNPGPAPAEALAVYGPQGERMHVRS from the coding sequence ATGGTCACCGACGACGACATGGCCGCCGCGCTCCAGCAGGTGGGCCCGCGGCTGCGCCAGCTGCGCCTGGAGCGGGAGGCCACCTTGGCCGACCTGTCGGCCGAGACCGGGATCTCGGTGAGCACGCTCTCGCGGCTGGAGTCGGGCGGGCGCAAGCCCACCCTGGAGCTGCTGCTCGCGCTGGCGAAGGCGCACCGGGTCTCCCTCGACGACCTCGTCGACGCCCCGGAGACCGGCGACCCGCGGGTGCGCTCGCGGCCGGTGCAGCGCCACGGGATGACGTTCCTGCCGCTGACCCGCCGCCCGGGCGGGCTCCAGGCCTACAAGCAGGTGCTGCCGCCGCGCCCCGACGCGGTGCCGGACCTGCGCACCCACGAGGGCTACGAGTGGCTCTACGTGCTGTCCGGTCGGTTGCGGCTGGTGCTCGGCACCCGCGACCTGCTGCTGGCGCCGGGCGAGGTCGTCGAGTTCGACACCCGTACGCCGCACTGGCTCAGCAACCCCGGGCCGGCCCCCGCCGAGGCGCTGGCCGTCTACGGCCCCCAGGGCGAGCGGATGCACGTGCGCTCCTGA